One stretch of Brachyhypopomus gauderio isolate BG-103 chromosome 8, BGAUD_0.2, whole genome shotgun sequence DNA includes these proteins:
- the rereb gene encoding arginine-glutamic acid dipeptide repeats protein isoform X2, which yields MDDLFSPRRQLNSTQGEIRVGPSHQAKLPELQPLPAPSTHSVTEKEELVWTPGVNDCDLLMYLRAARSMAAFAGMCDGGSTEDGCLAASRDDTTLNALNTLHESQYDAAKALQCLVKKPVPKLIEKCWSEDEVKRFIKGLRQYGKNFFRIRKELLANKKTGELITFYYYWKKTPEAVGSRPHRQHRRQPASRKVKTRNAAAAANTTSRTSSVELSSASEDDLDSEDSEQGGKGQACSHCLTTSSKDWHHGGRDNILLCSGCHAHLSKHRRLPPAPKPTDPPYLFKPVREEDEGLGARHGMKTRRSRAPMSSLRSGRNRLTGSPDRGLSPSHDDVRASGHTPRSSSTAMATRASCSDTKPGVTGKASKMKVDASLVKGVKRQRETGAPDSDEPERKTMKRPKNQESPDSQSEGEGEGESSDSRSANDDGSSDTKDIDQDNRSSSPSLASPLPANESDSDSPVPAPPPGPPTQVQQAAAAPPAAPAPSQTPSPSNSTPFQPSPSSATSPGVSTIAVAPATSRVVVPVDVPLEDPSVIAQRRGPRGLEGQRGLEGPRGLEGPRGLEGPRGLEGPRGLEGPRGLEGTPVSQPHSGPSSFQGPSPVHGQSFPMPAQYHHHPSHPPAAHHAHGFAPKPLHLQRESLLPPVPPPSASQIKPPPTTPIPSSHKQPSHLPTAPPFLQIHPNLPPPPALKPLASLPAQHPPCSQPPPLHIMPQSHPPQPPLLSPSQGHQGKCHLAGVTPAAACPHPLLPQTRPAPEPATAFPLAPPSCPAPATQASTSSTGSGPSAPPHVAIKEEPVDEDEDRDSPPPPRQSPSPEPTVVNIPSHASQSARFIKHLNRGYNSCSRTDLYFTPLASSKLAKKREEAAERSRREAEQSARQGRERERERERERERERERERDSDKASRASSSSHDGRLGDHPFAAHAQQVRPSFDPPPPTTVAAVPPYLGPDTPALRTLSEYARPHVMSPSNRNHPFFMPLGPGDHLLAYHMQGLYAADPALRERELRELREREIRERMKPGFEVKPPELEAQLHPSANPMEHFARHSALPLPHVAGPHPFAAFHPAMERNVAAPPRPELTYAERLTAERLHAERMAATVVAGDPVARLQMLNVTPHHHQHSHIHSHLHLHQQDPLNQGSGPHPLVDPLAAGPPMARFPYPPGAIPNPLLAELPHEHDVLRHPLFGAAFPRELPGPLGPMSAAHQLQAMQAQSAELQRLALEQQWLHGHAHLHSAALPSQEDYYSRLKKEGDKPS from the exons ATGGACGACTTATTCAGTCCGCGAAG GCAACTGAACAGCACGCAAGGAGAGATTAGAGTGGGCCCAAGTCACCAG gCCAAACTCCCTGAGCTGCAGCCGCTGCCTGCTCCCagtacacactcagtcacagaAAAAGAGGAGCTAGTCTGGACACCTGGAGTCAACGACTGTGACCTGCTCATGTACCTGCGGGCCGCCAG GAGCATGGCAGCATTTGCAGGGATGTGTGATGGAGGCTCAACAGAAGATGGCTGTCTCGCAGCCTCCCGTGATGATACTACACTGAATGCTTTGAACACG CTCCATGAAAGCCAGTATGATGCAGCCAAAGCCCTACAGTGCCTGGTGAAGAAGCCGGTCCCCAAACTGATTGAGAAATGTTGGTCAGAGGATGAAGTG AAGCGGTTCATCAAAGGTCTCAGACAGTATGGAAAAAACTTTTTCAGGATACGCAAAGAACTGCTGGCCAATAAGAAAACG GGTGAGTTGATAACATTCTACTACTACTGGAAGAAAACTCCTGAGGCGGTGGGGTCGCGACCTCATCGCCAGCACCGCCGGCAGCCTGCGTCTCGCAAGGTCAAGACTCGCAACGCCGCAGCTGCTGCCAATACTACCTCTCGCACCTCCTCCG TGGAGCTCAGTTCAGCCAGCGAAGACGACCTGGACAGTGAGGACAGTGAGCAGGGGGGCAAAGGTCAAGCTTGCAGCCATTGTTTAACCACCA GCTCTAAGGACTGGCATCACGGAGGGCGTGACAACATCCTACTGTGCTCTGGCTGCCACGCCCACCTCAGCAAGCACAGACGACTGCCACCTGCTCCCAAGCCAACCGACCCGCCTTACCTGTTCAAACCTGTCCGAGAGGAGGACGAGGGGCTCGGTGCACGACATGGCATGAAGACACGTCGGAGCAGAGCGCCG ATGTCGTCTCTCAGAAGTGGGCGGAACAGACTTACAGGAAGCCCTGATAGGGGACTCTCCCCCTCCCACGATGATGTCCGAGCCAGCGGCCACACCCCCAGATCTAGCTCCACTGCTATGGCAACCAGGGCATCCTGTTCCGATACCAAACCTGGAGTGACGGGGAAGGCCAGCAAG ATGAAAGTGGATGCATCTTTAGTAAAGGGagtgaagagacagagagaaactggTGCCCCAGATTCGGATGAACCAGAAAGAAAAACCATGAAAAGGCCCAAGAATCAG GAGAGTCCGGACTCCCAGTCggagggagagggtgaaggGGAGAGCTCGGACAGTCGCAGTGCTAATGACGACGGCAGCAGCGACACTAAGGACATAGACCAGGACAACCGCAGCTCCTCCCCGAGCCTCGCCAGCCCCCTGCCGGCCAACGAGAGCGATTCCGACTCCCCCGTCCCGGCGCCTCCTCCCGGGCCCCCGACCCAAGTGCAGCAGGCTGCTGCTGCTCCGCCCGCTGCTCCTGCCCCCTCTCAAACACCGTCGCCATCAAACTCTACGCCTTTTCAGCCGTCGCCCTCAAGCGCAACCTCTCCTGGAGTTTCCACAATCGCCGTGGCCCCCGCCACTTCCAGGGTCGTCGTGCCTGTGGATGTTCCTCTGGAGGATCCATCAGTAATCGCTCAGAGGAGGGGTCCCAGGGGCTTGGAGGGTCAGAGGGGCCTGGAGGGTCCCAGGGGTTTGGAGGGTCCCAGGGGCCTGGAGGGTCCCAGGGGCTTGGAGGGTCCCAGGGGCCTGGAGGGTCCCAGGGGCTTGGAGGGTACTCCGGTGTCTCAGCCTCATTCTGGACCCTCATCTTTCCAGGGACCAAGCCCAGTACACGGGCAGTCCTTTCCAATGCCTGCCCAGTATCACCACCACCCAAGCCATCCTCCTGCAGCACATCACGCTCACGGCTTTGCTCCTAAACCACTGCACCTCCAGAGAGAGAGTCTCCTTCCTCCAGTACCGCCGCCATCTGCCTCTCAGATCAAGCCCCCACCGACCACACCTATCCCCTCCTCTCACAAACAGCCTTCCCACCTCCCCACTGCTCCTCCCTTCCTGCAGATTCACCCCAACctgcctccacctcctgccCTGAAGCCCCTGGCCTCCCTGCCCGCCCAGCATCCACCCTGCTCTcagcctccacccctccacatcATGCCCCAGTCTCATCCTCCTCAACCCCCGCTGCTTTCTCCATCGCAGGGCCATCAAGGCAAATGTCACCTGGCTGGTGTGACTCCGGCTGCCGCCTGCCCCCACCCTTTGCTCCCGCAGACGCGCCCCGCCCCCGAGCCTGCCACGGCGTTCCCCCTGGCTCCGCCCTCGTGCCCCGCTCCCGCCACGCAGGCCTCCACTTCGTCCACGGGCAGCGGCCCCAGCGCACCCCCGCACGTGGCCATCAAAGAGGAGCCGGTGGACGAGGACGAAGACCGTGacagcccccctcccccccgccaGAGTCCCTCCCCGGAGCCCACGGTGGTCAACATTCCCAGCCACGCGAGCCAATCGGCGAG GTTCATCAAACACCTGAACAGAGGGTACAACTCGTGCTCACGCACCGACCTCTACTTCACCCCGCTCGCCTCCTCCAAGCTGGCCAAGAAGCGGGAGGAGGCGGCCGAGCGGTCCCGGAGGGAGGCGGAGCAGAGCGCGCGGCAGGGCCGCGAACGAGAGCGCGAgcgcgagagggagagagaaagggagcgcGAGAGGGAGCGAGATTCGGACAAAGCTTCG CGGGCCTCTAGCTCGTCCCATGATGGTCGTCTAGGTGACCACCCCTTCGCTGCCCACGCACAACAGGTCCGGCCCTCGTTCGACCCTCCTCCCCCGACCACAGTGGCCGCCGTCCCGCCGTACCTTGGCCCCGACACGCCGGCCCTGCGCACGCTTAGCGAGTACGCCCGGCCACACGTTATGTCGCCCAGCAACCGCAACCACCCCTTCTTCATGCCCCTCGGCCCGGGAGACCACCTGTTGGCCTATCACATGCAGGGTCTCTACGCGGCCGACCCCGCCCTCCGCGAGCGAGAGCTCCGCGAGCTGCGCGAGAGGGAGATCCGGGAGAGGATGAAGCCGGGCTTCGAGGTCAAACCGCCGGAGCTGGAGGCCCAGCTCCACCCGTCGGCCAACCCCATGGAGCACTTCGCCCGTCACAgcgccctgcccctcccccatgtGGCTGGGCCGCACCCCTTCGCCGCCTTCCACCCCGCCATGGAGCGCAACGTGGCGGCTCCGCCTCGGCCCGAGCTGACGTACGCCGAGCGGCTGACGGCCGAGCGGCTGCACGCGGAGAGGATGGCCGCCACCGTGGTGGCCGGAGACCCCGTCGCCAGGCTTCAGATGCTCAACGTCACGcctcaccatcaccaacactcGCACATTCACTCCCACCTCCATCTGCACCAGCAGGATCCGCTCAACCAGG GCTCGGGACCACATCCGCTGGTCGACCCGCTGGCAGCCGGGCCGCCCATGGCCCGATTCCCTTATCCCCCAGGTGCTATCCCCAACCCTCTCTTGGCCGAACTGCCCCACGAACACGACGTCCTGCGCCACCCCCTCTTCG GAGCGGCCTTCCCCCGAGAGCTGCCCGGCCCGCTGGGCCCCATGTCTGCGGCGCACCAGCTGCAGGCGATGCAGGCGCAGTCGGCCGAGCTGCAGCGTCTGGCGCTGGAGCAGCAGTGGCTGCACGGACACGCCCACCTGCACAGCGCCGCCCTCCCCAGCCAGGAGGACTACTACAG CCGTCtgaagaaagagggagacaagCCGTCTTGA
- the rereb gene encoding arginine-glutamic acid dipeptide repeats protein isoform X1, giving the protein MDDLFSPRRQLNSTQGEIRVGPSHQAKLPELQPLPAPSTHSVTEKEELVWTPGVNDCDLLMYLRAARSMAAFAGMCDGGSTEDGCLAASRDDTTLNALNTLHESQYDAAKALQCLVKKPVPKLIEKCWSEDEVKRFIKGLRQYGKNFFRIRKELLANKKTGELITFYYYWKKTPEAVGSRPHRQHRRQPASRKVKTRNAAAAANTTSRTSSVELSSASEDDLDSEDSEQGGKGQACSHCLTTSSKDWHHGGRDNILLCSGCHAHLSKHRRLPPAPKPTDPPYLFKPVREEDEGLGARHGMKTRRSRAPMSSLRSGRNRLTGSPDRGLSPSHDDVRASGHTPRSSSTAMATRASCSDTKPGVTGKASKKMKVDASLVKGVKRQRETGAPDSDEPERKTMKRPKNQESPDSQSEGEGEGESSDSRSANDDGSSDTKDIDQDNRSSSPSLASPLPANESDSDSPVPAPPPGPPTQVQQAAAAPPAAPAPSQTPSPSNSTPFQPSPSSATSPGVSTIAVAPATSRVVVPVDVPLEDPSVIAQRRGPRGLEGQRGLEGPRGLEGPRGLEGPRGLEGPRGLEGPRGLEGTPVSQPHSGPSSFQGPSPVHGQSFPMPAQYHHHPSHPPAAHHAHGFAPKPLHLQRESLLPPVPPPSASQIKPPPTTPIPSSHKQPSHLPTAPPFLQIHPNLPPPPALKPLASLPAQHPPCSQPPPLHIMPQSHPPQPPLLSPSQGHQGKCHLAGVTPAAACPHPLLPQTRPAPEPATAFPLAPPSCPAPATQASTSSTGSGPSAPPHVAIKEEPVDEDEDRDSPPPPRQSPSPEPTVVNIPSHASQSARFIKHLNRGYNSCSRTDLYFTPLASSKLAKKREEAAERSRREAEQSARQGRERERERERERERERERERDSDKASRASSSSHDGRLGDHPFAAHAQQVRPSFDPPPPTTVAAVPPYLGPDTPALRTLSEYARPHVMSPSNRNHPFFMPLGPGDHLLAYHMQGLYAADPALRERELRELREREIRERMKPGFEVKPPELEAQLHPSANPMEHFARHSALPLPHVAGPHPFAAFHPAMERNVAAPPRPELTYAERLTAERLHAERMAATVVAGDPVARLQMLNVTPHHHQHSHIHSHLHLHQQDPLNQGSGPHPLVDPLAAGPPMARFPYPPGAIPNPLLAELPHEHDVLRHPLFGAAFPRELPGPLGPMSAAHQLQAMQAQSAELQRLALEQQWLHGHAHLHSAALPSQEDYYSRLKKEGDKPS; this is encoded by the exons ATGGACGACTTATTCAGTCCGCGAAG GCAACTGAACAGCACGCAAGGAGAGATTAGAGTGGGCCCAAGTCACCAG gCCAAACTCCCTGAGCTGCAGCCGCTGCCTGCTCCCagtacacactcagtcacagaAAAAGAGGAGCTAGTCTGGACACCTGGAGTCAACGACTGTGACCTGCTCATGTACCTGCGGGCCGCCAG GAGCATGGCAGCATTTGCAGGGATGTGTGATGGAGGCTCAACAGAAGATGGCTGTCTCGCAGCCTCCCGTGATGATACTACACTGAATGCTTTGAACACG CTCCATGAAAGCCAGTATGATGCAGCCAAAGCCCTACAGTGCCTGGTGAAGAAGCCGGTCCCCAAACTGATTGAGAAATGTTGGTCAGAGGATGAAGTG AAGCGGTTCATCAAAGGTCTCAGACAGTATGGAAAAAACTTTTTCAGGATACGCAAAGAACTGCTGGCCAATAAGAAAACG GGTGAGTTGATAACATTCTACTACTACTGGAAGAAAACTCCTGAGGCGGTGGGGTCGCGACCTCATCGCCAGCACCGCCGGCAGCCTGCGTCTCGCAAGGTCAAGACTCGCAACGCCGCAGCTGCTGCCAATACTACCTCTCGCACCTCCTCCG TGGAGCTCAGTTCAGCCAGCGAAGACGACCTGGACAGTGAGGACAGTGAGCAGGGGGGCAAAGGTCAAGCTTGCAGCCATTGTTTAACCACCA GCTCTAAGGACTGGCATCACGGAGGGCGTGACAACATCCTACTGTGCTCTGGCTGCCACGCCCACCTCAGCAAGCACAGACGACTGCCACCTGCTCCCAAGCCAACCGACCCGCCTTACCTGTTCAAACCTGTCCGAGAGGAGGACGAGGGGCTCGGTGCACGACATGGCATGAAGACACGTCGGAGCAGAGCGCCG ATGTCGTCTCTCAGAAGTGGGCGGAACAGACTTACAGGAAGCCCTGATAGGGGACTCTCCCCCTCCCACGATGATGTCCGAGCCAGCGGCCACACCCCCAGATCTAGCTCCACTGCTATGGCAACCAGGGCATCCTGTTCCGATACCAAACCTGGAGTGACGGGGAAGGCCAGCAAG AAGATGAAAGTGGATGCATCTTTAGTAAAGGGagtgaagagacagagagaaactggTGCCCCAGATTCGGATGAACCAGAAAGAAAAACCATGAAAAGGCCCAAGAATCAG GAGAGTCCGGACTCCCAGTCggagggagagggtgaaggGGAGAGCTCGGACAGTCGCAGTGCTAATGACGACGGCAGCAGCGACACTAAGGACATAGACCAGGACAACCGCAGCTCCTCCCCGAGCCTCGCCAGCCCCCTGCCGGCCAACGAGAGCGATTCCGACTCCCCCGTCCCGGCGCCTCCTCCCGGGCCCCCGACCCAAGTGCAGCAGGCTGCTGCTGCTCCGCCCGCTGCTCCTGCCCCCTCTCAAACACCGTCGCCATCAAACTCTACGCCTTTTCAGCCGTCGCCCTCAAGCGCAACCTCTCCTGGAGTTTCCACAATCGCCGTGGCCCCCGCCACTTCCAGGGTCGTCGTGCCTGTGGATGTTCCTCTGGAGGATCCATCAGTAATCGCTCAGAGGAGGGGTCCCAGGGGCTTGGAGGGTCAGAGGGGCCTGGAGGGTCCCAGGGGTTTGGAGGGTCCCAGGGGCCTGGAGGGTCCCAGGGGCTTGGAGGGTCCCAGGGGCCTGGAGGGTCCCAGGGGCTTGGAGGGTACTCCGGTGTCTCAGCCTCATTCTGGACCCTCATCTTTCCAGGGACCAAGCCCAGTACACGGGCAGTCCTTTCCAATGCCTGCCCAGTATCACCACCACCCAAGCCATCCTCCTGCAGCACATCACGCTCACGGCTTTGCTCCTAAACCACTGCACCTCCAGAGAGAGAGTCTCCTTCCTCCAGTACCGCCGCCATCTGCCTCTCAGATCAAGCCCCCACCGACCACACCTATCCCCTCCTCTCACAAACAGCCTTCCCACCTCCCCACTGCTCCTCCCTTCCTGCAGATTCACCCCAACctgcctccacctcctgccCTGAAGCCCCTGGCCTCCCTGCCCGCCCAGCATCCACCCTGCTCTcagcctccacccctccacatcATGCCCCAGTCTCATCCTCCTCAACCCCCGCTGCTTTCTCCATCGCAGGGCCATCAAGGCAAATGTCACCTGGCTGGTGTGACTCCGGCTGCCGCCTGCCCCCACCCTTTGCTCCCGCAGACGCGCCCCGCCCCCGAGCCTGCCACGGCGTTCCCCCTGGCTCCGCCCTCGTGCCCCGCTCCCGCCACGCAGGCCTCCACTTCGTCCACGGGCAGCGGCCCCAGCGCACCCCCGCACGTGGCCATCAAAGAGGAGCCGGTGGACGAGGACGAAGACCGTGacagcccccctcccccccgccaGAGTCCCTCCCCGGAGCCCACGGTGGTCAACATTCCCAGCCACGCGAGCCAATCGGCGAG GTTCATCAAACACCTGAACAGAGGGTACAACTCGTGCTCACGCACCGACCTCTACTTCACCCCGCTCGCCTCCTCCAAGCTGGCCAAGAAGCGGGAGGAGGCGGCCGAGCGGTCCCGGAGGGAGGCGGAGCAGAGCGCGCGGCAGGGCCGCGAACGAGAGCGCGAgcgcgagagggagagagaaagggagcgcGAGAGGGAGCGAGATTCGGACAAAGCTTCG CGGGCCTCTAGCTCGTCCCATGATGGTCGTCTAGGTGACCACCCCTTCGCTGCCCACGCACAACAGGTCCGGCCCTCGTTCGACCCTCCTCCCCCGACCACAGTGGCCGCCGTCCCGCCGTACCTTGGCCCCGACACGCCGGCCCTGCGCACGCTTAGCGAGTACGCCCGGCCACACGTTATGTCGCCCAGCAACCGCAACCACCCCTTCTTCATGCCCCTCGGCCCGGGAGACCACCTGTTGGCCTATCACATGCAGGGTCTCTACGCGGCCGACCCCGCCCTCCGCGAGCGAGAGCTCCGCGAGCTGCGCGAGAGGGAGATCCGGGAGAGGATGAAGCCGGGCTTCGAGGTCAAACCGCCGGAGCTGGAGGCCCAGCTCCACCCGTCGGCCAACCCCATGGAGCACTTCGCCCGTCACAgcgccctgcccctcccccatgtGGCTGGGCCGCACCCCTTCGCCGCCTTCCACCCCGCCATGGAGCGCAACGTGGCGGCTCCGCCTCGGCCCGAGCTGACGTACGCCGAGCGGCTGACGGCCGAGCGGCTGCACGCGGAGAGGATGGCCGCCACCGTGGTGGCCGGAGACCCCGTCGCCAGGCTTCAGATGCTCAACGTCACGcctcaccatcaccaacactcGCACATTCACTCCCACCTCCATCTGCACCAGCAGGATCCGCTCAACCAGG GCTCGGGACCACATCCGCTGGTCGACCCGCTGGCAGCCGGGCCGCCCATGGCCCGATTCCCTTATCCCCCAGGTGCTATCCCCAACCCTCTCTTGGCCGAACTGCCCCACGAACACGACGTCCTGCGCCACCCCCTCTTCG GAGCGGCCTTCCCCCGAGAGCTGCCCGGCCCGCTGGGCCCCATGTCTGCGGCGCACCAGCTGCAGGCGATGCAGGCGCAGTCGGCCGAGCTGCAGCGTCTGGCGCTGGAGCAGCAGTGGCTGCACGGACACGCCCACCTGCACAGCGCCGCCCTCCCCAGCCAGGAGGACTACTACAG CCGTCtgaagaaagagggagacaagCCGTCTTGA
- the eno1b gene encoding enolase 1b, (alpha) yields the protein MSILRIHAREIFDSRGNPTVEVDLYTDKGLFRAAVPSGASTGIYEALELRDNDKSKYLGKGVSKAVDHVNQTIAPALIAQGIPVVEQEKIDQFMLELDGTDNKSKFGANAILGVSLAVCKAGAAEKGVPLYRHIADLAGNPEVILPVPAFNVINGGSHAGNKLAMQEFMILPVGASSFKEAMRIGAEVYHNLKNVIKEKYGKDATNVGDEGGFAPNILENKEALELLKNAISKAGYTDEIVIGMDVAASEFYRDGKYDLDFKSPDDPSRYITPDELAELYKSFVQEYPVVSIEDPFDQDDWGAWTSFTGTTDIQVVGDDLTVTNPKRISKAVDEKACNCLLLKVNQIGSVTESLKACTMAQSSGWGVMVSHRSGETEDTFIADLVVGLCTGQIKTGAPCRSERLAKYNQILRIEEELGDKARFAGRSFRNPLN from the exons ATGTCAATCTTAAGGATCCATGCACGTGAGATTTTTGACTCAAGAGGAAATCCTACTGTAGAAGTGGACCTTTACACAGACAAAG GGCTGTTCCGAGCTGCAGTTCCCAGTGGAGCATCCACTGGCATCTATGAAGCTTTGGAGCTGAGAGACAATGATAAGTCCAAGTACCTGGGCAAAG GTGTCTCAAAGGCTGTTGACCATGTCAATCAAACTATTGCACCGGCACTCATTGCCCAG GGAATCCCTGTAGTTGAGCAAGAAAAGATTGATCAATTCATGCTGGAGCTGGATGGAACTGATAACAAGT CTAAGTTTGGTGCTAATGCCATCCTGGGCGTGTCCTTGGCTGTGTGCAAGGCTGGCGCTGCAGAGAAAGGTGTCCCTCTGTATCGCCACATTGCTGACCTTGCAGGAAACCCTGAGGTCATCTTGCCAGTGCCG GCCTTTAATGTGATAAATGGTGGCTCCCATGCGGGCAATAAACTGGCCATGCAGGAGTTCATGATCCTGCCGGTGGGAGCCAGCAGTTTTAAGGAGGCCATGCGCATTGGTGCAGAGGTCTACCACAACCTGAAGAACGTCATTAAGGAGAAGTACGGCAAGGATGCCACCAACGTTGGGGATGAGGGGGGATTTGCCCCAAACATCCTGGAAAATAAGGAAG CCCTGGAGCTACTGAAGAATGCCATCAGCAAAGCGGGCTACACAGATGAGATTGTGATTGGTATGGATGTCGCAGCCTCTGAGTTCTACCGTGATGGAAAATATGATCTTGACTTCAAGTCACCTGACGACCCCAGCCGTTACATCACCCCTGATGAGCTTGCAGAACTTTACAAGAGCTTTGTGCAGGAATACCCAG TGGTGTCCATTGAAGATCCGTTTGACCAGGATGACTGGGGTGCCTGGACCAGTTTTACTGGCACTACAGATATCCAGGTTGTAGGTGATGACTTGACTGTGACCAACCCCAAACGTATTTCAAAAGCagtggatgagaaggcctgtaACTGCCTACTGCTCAAAGTGAACCAGATTGGCAGCGTGACTGAGTCCTTGAAAGC CTGCACCATGGCCCAGTCCAGTGGCTGGGGTGTGATGGTGAGTCATCGCtcaggagagacagaggacactTTCATTGCTGACCTGGTGGTGGGTCTTTGTACAGGACAG ATTAAAACGGGAGCACCCTGTCGCTCTGAACGCCTGGCCAAATACAATCAGATCCTCAG AATTGAAGAGGAGCTGGGTGATAAGGCTCGTTTTGCAGGGAGGAGCTTCAGAAACCCACTGAACTGA